The Alnus glutinosa chromosome 7, dhAlnGlut1.1, whole genome shotgun sequence genome includes a region encoding these proteins:
- the LOC133872277 gene encoding protein ALUMINUM SENSITIVE 3: MDFSWLLDFSRGMVKPVAATAVVLLAVLLSYLQKLGLEGEMVYSILRAFLQLSVIGFVLQFIFSQENIGWIILAYLFMVSVAGYTAGQRAKHVPRGKYVAGASILAGTAVTMFLLLALNVFPFTPRYIIPVAGMMVGNAMTVTGVTMKRLRDDIRTQMNLVETALALGATPRQATLQQVKRALVISLSPVLDNAKTVGLISLPGAMTGLIMGGASPLEAIQLQIVVMNMLIGASTISSIMSTYLCWPAFFTKAFQLEAKVFYAE; the protein is encoded by the exons ATGGATTTTTCATGGTTGCTGGACTTTTCCAGGGGCATGGTAAAGCCGGTGGCCGCCACCGCGGTGGTGCTCTTGGCCGTGCTCCTGTCGTACTTGCAGAAGTTGGGGTTGGAGGGAGAGATGGTTTACTCGATTCTCAGGGCCTTTCTTCAGCTCTCTGTTATTGGGTTTGTTCTACAGTTCATTTTCAGTCAGGAGAATATTGGGTGGATCATTCTGGCGTACCTTTTCATG GTCTCTGTTGCCGGTTATACTGCCGGTCAGCGAGCTAAACATGTCCCTCGAGGGAAGTATGTCGCCGGAGCTTCCATTCTGGCTGGAACTGCAGTGACTATGTTCCTGCTGCTTGCACTAAATGTATTCCCTTTCACTCCACGCTACATCATCCCTGTCGCAGGTATGATGGTTGGGAATGCAATGACAGTGACTGGGGTAACCATGAAAAGACTTCGAGATGACATCAGAACACAAATGAACCTG GTGGAGACAGCATTGGCTCTTGGTGCAACCCCGCGTCAAGCAACACTTCAGCAAGTAAAAAGGGCTCTGGTTATTTCACTCTCTCCAGTGTTGGACAATGCCAAAACTGTAGGTCTCATCTCACTTCCTGGTGCAATGACTGGACTTATAATGGGAGGAGCTTCCCCTCTGGAGGCCATTCAGCTACAGATTGTGGTAATGAACATGCTTATTGGTGCATCAACCATTAGCAGCATCATGTCTACATACCTTTGTTGGCCTGCCTTCTTCACCAAAGCTTTCCAGTTAGAAGCCAAGGTCTTCTATGCCGAATGA
- the LOC133873335 gene encoding pathogenesis-related protein 1C — MPEARVLLAIILSTSLLFLAASAQQRSQWKKPNTQQHETSRFNPARSNAPVNANITTTTTPPNKRFLAQRHHLSVRREFLHAHNNVRRHFNEPILKWSRKLARYARRWANKRFLDCQMIHSYGPYGENLFWGKYDHWTATEAVQSWIREHRYYNPHTNECAPGQMCGHYTQIVWRDTSRIGCARKKCLNGGLFVICVYDPPGNYINESPFGTAAPSG, encoded by the coding sequence ATGCCGGAAGCACGAGTCCTCCTCGCCATAATTCTGTCCACCTCCCTTCTCTTCCTGGCCGCCTCGGCGCAACAACGTTCACAATGGAAGAAACCCAACACCCAACAACATGAAACCAGCCGATTCAATCCAGCACGCAGCAATGCACCTGTCAATGCCaacataacaacaacaacaacaccaCCCAACAAACGGTTCCTAGCGCAGAGGCACCACCTCTCGGTACGGCGGGAGTTCCTCCACGCCCACAACAATGTGAGGAGGCATTTCAACGAGCCAATCCTGAAGTGGAGCAGAAAGCTTGCCCGCTACGCGCGCCGCTGGGCCAACAAGCGCTTCCTGGACTGCCAGATGATCCACTCCTACGGCCCGTACGGCGAGAACCTGTTCTGGGGAAAGTACGACCACTGGACGGCGACGGAGGCGGTTCAGTCGTGGATTAGGGAGCACAGGTACTATAATCCACACACCAACGAATGCGCTCCGGGCCAAATGTGCGGCCATTACACGCAGATTGTGTGGAGGGACACGTCGCGGATAGGATGCGCGCGCAAGAAGTGTTTGAACGGAGGATTGTTTGTTATTTGTGTGTATGATCCGCCTGGGAATTACATTAACGAGAGCCCATTTGGAACTGCTGCGCCATCTGGTTAA
- the LOC133872933 gene encoding uncharacterized protein LOC133872933, giving the protein MSIRYLLSSRVCSVFLVCSVFLSCFPGLVISGAVTLKSMEIFKTHEWLHEKPTVYFRCQGENKTVLPDVKEVRVLYNFKGEESWQPLTDFPIKKCKRCGFYEEDNLSSDDIFEEWEFCPSDFSIPDGKYVRIKDKEFNATFLCPECLPFANASNSASDSHEGGKGMHVAVIILICVVVSTVSILGVVAAYKYWQKKKREQDQARFLKLFEDGDDIEDELGLGTVI; this is encoded by the exons ATGTCGATTAGGTACCTGCTGAGTTCTAGGGTTTGTTCTGTTTTTCTCGTCTGCTCCGTCTTCCTCAGCTGCTTTCCAG GATTGGTTATATCGGGGGCTGTTACACTGAAATCCATGGAGATTTTCAAAACCCACGAGTGGCTCCACGAAAAACCAACGGTTTATTTCAGGTGTCAAGGGGAGAACAAGACGGTACTGCCAGATGTGAAGGAAGTGCGTGTCTTGTATAATTTCAAGGGTGAAGAGTCTTGGCAG CCTCTGACAGATTTTCCAATTAAAAAGTGCAAGCGATGTGGGTTTTACGAGGAGGATAACTTAAGCTCAGATGACATATTTGAAGAGTGGGAATTTTGTCCTAGTGACTTCAGTATTCCTGATGGGAAATATGTCCGAATCAAGGACAAGGaatttaatgctacttttttgTGTCCGGAGTGCCTTCCTTTTGCAAATG CTTCCAATTCTGCATCTGACTCGCATGAGGGAGGAAAGGGAATGCATGTTGCTGTAATCATATTGATCTGTGTTGTGGTCTCAACTGTATCTATTCTCGGAGTAGTGGCTGCATATAAATACTggcaaaagaagaagagggaacAAGATCAGGCTCGGTTTCTGAAGTTGTTTGAAGACGGGGACGACATTGAGGATGAATTGGGCCTTGGCACTGtaatatga
- the LOC133872934 gene encoding uncharacterized protein LOC133872934, with product MANAISLSPWSTVCLVARRTQKTARTKAEAKQSPSSVGFGRRRNEPLWRCVEGCGACCKLDKGPSFITPEEVFSDPRDIELYRSLIGPDGWCIHFDKGTRTCSIYNDRPYFCRVEPDVFESLFGINKKKFNKEACSFCRDTIKAIYGSHSKELDNFKRSTSSSGFT from the exons ATGGCTAACGCTATATCACTGTCCCCTTGGAGCACCGTGTGCTTGGTGGCACGCCGAACACAGAAGACGGCGAGGACGAAAGCCGAGGCAAAGCAAAGCCCGAGCAGTGTCGGCTTCGGCCGCCGCAGGAACGAGCCGTTGTGGCGATGCGTGGAGGGCTGTGGGGCCTGCTGCAAACTGGACAAAGGTCCCTCCTTTATCACCCCTGAAGAAGTATTCAGTGACCCTCGTGACATTGAG CTCTATAGGAGCTTAATAGGTCCTGATGGATGGTGTATACACTTTGATAAAGGCACACGAACGTGCTCCATTTACAATG ATCGTCCATACTTTTGTCGTGTGGAGCCAGATGTATTCGAATCATTGTTTGGAATTAACAAGAAGAAGTTTAACAAAGAGGCTTGCAG TTTTTGTAGGGACACCATTAAAGCAATTTATGGTTCCCATTCAAAGGAGTTGGATAACTTCAAGCGTTCAACGAGCTCCTCTGGTTTTACTTAG
- the LOC133872539 gene encoding serine/arginine-rich splicing factor RS2Z32-like isoform X2: MPRYDDRYGGSKTRLYVGRLSSRTRSRDLERLFSRYGRVRDVDMKRDYAFVEFSDPRDADDAQYSLNGRDFDGSRVIVEFAKGGPRGSRELLGRGPPPGSGRCFNCGIDGHWARDCKAGDWKNKCYRCGERGHIEKNCKNSPKKIKRGRSYSLSPGRSLSPRRGRSRSRSYSRGRSYSRSRSPLRRERSLEREERSRSPRNRSPEPRKSPPPSKGRKRSLSPDEGSPQEARRTPSPKNGRLAAEQDGSIYSESPRRKSRSPFSPEGESPVGRSYPSPEANGHGRSVSPNDDRSPIDEDGDNRRSPRASMSP; this comes from the exons ATGCCTCGTTATGATGATCGATATGGTGGTAGTAAGACACGTCTGTATGTCGGTCGCTTGTCTTCCCGGACACGTTCACGTGATCTGGAACGCCTTTTCAGCAGATATGGGAG AGTACGAGATGTGGATATGAAGCGCGATTATGCCTTTGTT GAATTTAGTGATCCCCGAGATGCTGATGATGCTCAATATAGCCTAAATGGACGGGATTTTGATGGAAGCCGTGTTATTGTGGAATTTGCAAAGGGG GGGCCACGTGGATCCCGAGAACTTTTGGGTAGAGGTCCCCCTCCTGGATCTGGACGCTGCTTTAATTGTGGCATTGATGGCCATTGGGCCCGTGATTGCAAAGCTGGAGACTGGAAGAACAAGTGTTATCGTTGTGGAGAAAGAGGTCATATAGAAAAGAACTGCAAGAACAGTCCCAAGAAGATaaa GCGTGGAAGAAGTTATTCATTATCACCGGGTAGATCACTCTCCCCTCGTCGTGGCAGAAGCCGTAGCCGAAGTTACAGCAGAGGCCGCAGCTACAG CCGGTCAAGATCCCCATTAAGGAGAGAGAGAAGCCTCGAGCGTGAAGAGCGATCACGGAGCCCTCGCAACAGAAGCCCTGAGCCGAGGAAAAGTCCACCTCCCTCAAAGGGGAGAAAACGGAGCCTAAGTCCTGATGAAGGTAGCCCCCAGGAGGCGAGACGCACCCCATCTCCAAAAAATGGTAGATTGGCTGCTGAGCAAGATGGGTCCATTTACAGTGAGAGCCCTAGGAGAAAGAGCAGAAGTCCTTTTAGCCCTGAAGGAGAGTCTCCTGTCGGCAGGAGCTATCCAAGTCCTGAAGCTAATGGCCATGGCCGCAGTGTCAGCCCTAATGATGATAGGAGCCCTATTGATGAAGATGGTGACAACCGCCGGTCTCCGAGAGCCAGTATGTCACCCTGA
- the LOC133872539 gene encoding serine/arginine-rich splicing factor RS2Z32-like isoform X1, with amino-acid sequence MPRYDDRYGGSKTRLYVGRLSSRTRSRDLERLFSRYGRVRDVDMKRDYAFVEFSDPRDADDAQYSLNGRDFDGSRVIVEFAKGQGPRGSRELLGRGPPPGSGRCFNCGIDGHWARDCKAGDWKNKCYRCGERGHIEKNCKNSPKKIKRGRSYSLSPGRSLSPRRGRSRSRSYSRGRSYSRSRSPLRRERSLEREERSRSPRNRSPEPRKSPPPSKGRKRSLSPDEGSPQEARRTPSPKNGRLAAEQDGSIYSESPRRKSRSPFSPEGESPVGRSYPSPEANGHGRSVSPNDDRSPIDEDGDNRRSPRASMSP; translated from the exons ATGCCTCGTTATGATGATCGATATGGTGGTAGTAAGACACGTCTGTATGTCGGTCGCTTGTCTTCCCGGACACGTTCACGTGATCTGGAACGCCTTTTCAGCAGATATGGGAG AGTACGAGATGTGGATATGAAGCGCGATTATGCCTTTGTT GAATTTAGTGATCCCCGAGATGCTGATGATGCTCAATATAGCCTAAATGGACGGGATTTTGATGGAAGCCGTGTTATTGTGGAATTTGCAAAGGGG CAGGGGCCACGTGGATCCCGAGAACTTTTGGGTAGAGGTCCCCCTCCTGGATCTGGACGCTGCTTTAATTGTGGCATTGATGGCCATTGGGCCCGTGATTGCAAAGCTGGAGACTGGAAGAACAAGTGTTATCGTTGTGGAGAAAGAGGTCATATAGAAAAGAACTGCAAGAACAGTCCCAAGAAGATaaa GCGTGGAAGAAGTTATTCATTATCACCGGGTAGATCACTCTCCCCTCGTCGTGGCAGAAGCCGTAGCCGAAGTTACAGCAGAGGCCGCAGCTACAG CCGGTCAAGATCCCCATTAAGGAGAGAGAGAAGCCTCGAGCGTGAAGAGCGATCACGGAGCCCTCGCAACAGAAGCCCTGAGCCGAGGAAAAGTCCACCTCCCTCAAAGGGGAGAAAACGGAGCCTAAGTCCTGATGAAGGTAGCCCCCAGGAGGCGAGACGCACCCCATCTCCAAAAAATGGTAGATTGGCTGCTGAGCAAGATGGGTCCATTTACAGTGAGAGCCCTAGGAGAAAGAGCAGAAGTCCTTTTAGCCCTGAAGGAGAGTCTCCTGTCGGCAGGAGCTATCCAAGTCCTGAAGCTAATGGCCATGGCCGCAGTGTCAGCCCTAATGATGATAGGAGCCCTATTGATGAAGATGGTGACAACCGCCGGTCTCCGAGAGCCAGTATGTCACCCTGA